A DNA window from Alicyclobacillus vulcanalis contains the following coding sequences:
- a CDS encoding bifunctional 5,10-methylenetetrahydrofolate dehydrogenase/5,10-methenyltetrahydrofolate cyclohydrolase, with protein MAEWLDGRKAAKRIQDELRLRVEQLASNGVVPKLVMLVDAADETSLGHVRRKARFAEGAGLSVEIHTYRASEGPQTLEDAIHRLNEDESVDAVLLQLPLPAGWDEQRYLKRIRPEKDVDGLHPENLGEMARGRPRVWPCTARGVGELLVQHGIDVRGKTACVIGRSALVGWPIAQWLMAHGATVVQCHRQTPSVRVWTRQVDIVVSAAGVPGLVRGADILHGAVVIDVGLTYTDDGPRGDVDESAAERAQWLTPVPGGVGPMTVAMVAQNAVDLCAARRGGERA; from the coding sequence ATGGCGGAATGGTTGGACGGGCGGAAAGCTGCCAAGCGCATCCAAGATGAGCTGCGTCTGCGCGTCGAACAGCTGGCGTCAAACGGTGTCGTGCCCAAACTCGTGATGTTGGTCGATGCAGCCGACGAAACGTCGCTTGGACACGTGCGGCGCAAAGCGCGGTTTGCCGAAGGTGCGGGGCTCTCGGTGGAAATCCACACGTATCGCGCGTCCGAGGGCCCACAGACGCTTGAGGACGCTATCCATCGACTCAACGAGGATGAGAGCGTGGATGCGGTACTTCTCCAGCTCCCGCTCCCCGCGGGCTGGGACGAGCAGAGGTACTTGAAGCGCATTCGGCCGGAGAAGGACGTGGACGGCCTTCACCCTGAAAACCTGGGCGAGATGGCGCGCGGTCGGCCGCGCGTGTGGCCCTGCACCGCGCGCGGCGTCGGTGAGCTGTTGGTGCAGCACGGCATTGACGTGCGGGGCAAAACGGCCTGCGTCATCGGGCGCAGCGCGCTCGTGGGCTGGCCTATCGCGCAGTGGCTCATGGCGCACGGCGCGACCGTGGTACAATGTCATCGGCAGACGCCTTCCGTGCGCGTGTGGACGCGGCAGGTGGACATCGTGGTGAGTGCGGCGGGCGTACCGGGGCTCGTCCGCGGCGCAGATATCCTGCATGGCGCGGTCGTGATCGACGTAGGGCTGACGTACACGGACGATGGCCCCCGCGGAGACGTCGACGAGAGCGCCGCGGAGCGGGCACAGTGGCTGACACCGGTCCCAGGCGGCGTCGGCCCGATGACGGTCGCCATGGTCGCGCAGAATGCGGTCGATTTGTGCGCGGCACGGCGAGGAGGGGAACGAGCATGA